AGGTAAGGTCGGACAGCTCTGCGGAGAACGGCATTCCCAAAGCCCGCCCCACCCAGTGGGCTAGGCCTTCACGTCGCAGGTCATCAGTCACAGCACACCTTTCATCAATTCTATAACCTGTGGCTTTTTATTTTCCCCGTAGTTTCCCCGGAGCACTGGAACGCATTGTAACCTCGCCCAAGGTGGCGTCCAGCGACGACAACACAATTACCCTTACAATCGTACCAGTGGTGTGGCTATTAACCACTTCTACATTCAAGTAGAATCGGGCGAAGTTTTTTGCGCGCCCCGGCTGGATAGCTGTCGCACGCATCTACCGATAAAGAAACACTAAAGAATAGCCGGAACCTATCGATTGATGCTTGAAGTCCCCCGGTGGCGTCGCCTTGCGCTGGCGATCGCTAATCACTCCCAAGCCCGCACACTTGCCCTCGGCCTGATCGCCGCACAGCCCCTGTGGGCGCAGGCAAACCAATATGAAGTTGTTGAAGACCCAAATTACAATCCGTATTTGTACCTCGACTGGCTACCTCGCTCAGAGCTGACTCCAGAGGAGAGAGCCAGGATACCGGTTATTTGCTCGGGGGCTTTTGTCGCTCCTCCGCGGAACTACCCGGATGCAAACCTGTCTCCTGAAGACGCCCCCCTGCGTGCCACCGCCGAACAGTCCAAGATACTTGACGATGGCACCGCAGAGCTGGTTGGCAATGTACATATCACTCAAGGCTACCGCCAGCTATTTGCCGATCGAGTCGATCTCAATCAGCAGGAACATACCGCCTATCTAAGTGGCGCCGTCGAACTGCGCGAGCCCAGCCTGTTAGTTCGTGGAGCTTCAGCCGAAGTCCACACCGACAGTGAAACGGCCTCTATTGAAGATGCTACTTACGTCATTCACGATGAATATATCCATGGGGATGCGGCCTATGTAGCCCGCCAAACCAGTGGCGAACTCACTATTACGGACGGCACCTATACCCGCTGTGAGCCGGGGCGGGAGTTCTGGCAACTAACAGGTAGCGAAATCAATATTGATGAAGTGGAAAGCCAAGGCGTAGCCCGGAATGTACGCCTGGAAATCCTGGGTGTTCCAGTTTTCTACGCCCCCTATTTTCGTTTCCCGGTCGGCGATGCCCGCATGTCGGGATTCCTCTTTCCCTCAGTGAGTAACAGCGATAAAAACGGTTGGGACCTGGCCATTCCTTACTACTGGAATATCGCACCACAGATGGATGCGACCATCACCCCACGTTATATCCAGTACCGGGGCAATGGCCTGGAGGTGGAATTTCGCCATCTGAGCCCTGTATTTAATACCAGACTACGCCTAGCTGACCTGCCAAATGACAAGGGCGGCAACGATGATCTGTCCCGCAAACTTATCGACCGCGGCTTCCCCGAGGACCTGGTGCTACCCAACAAAGGCAAGGACCGCTGGCTGGTGAATCTTGACCAGGAAGGCGGCTACAGTGGCAGTATCTGGCGCACTGATATCGACTTTACAAAAGTCAGTGATGCGGACTATTTCCGAGATTTAAGCACAGCCAATCTGGGGATAAACGCAGAAACCAGTGTAAGCCAAGCAGCCCAAGGCAGCTTGAGCACAGAAAACTGGAGATTCACTTTACGCGCCCAGGACTATCAGGTGCTGCAAAACGATGCCTTTGACCAGTTCGCCCAACTTCCCCGCCTGGATGTGGACGGAAACTATCGCTGGGGAGATTGGCTGCTCTCTATGCAAAACGAAGCTGTAGCATGGAGACATCAGGATACCCAGACGATTACCTTCATCGCCGATACAGATGACCCTGACAGCGTAACCACACTTGAAAATAACTTCATTACTGCAGAAAGATTGCGTCTAGATTACGAACTTTATTGGGATAAACAGTGGCTATGGGGCTATTTCAAACCAGGCATCGCCGGCCGCTACTTGGGTTACCAAGTAAGTGATTTGTTTCTGCCCGAAGGAGCCAATGATACACCCG
This DNA window, taken from Microbulbifer sp. GL-2, encodes the following:
- a CDS encoding LPS-assembly protein LptD, with protein sequence MLEVPRWRRLALAIANHSQARTLALGLIAAQPLWAQANQYEVVEDPNYNPYLYLDWLPRSELTPEERARIPVICSGAFVAPPRNYPDANLSPEDAPLRATAEQSKILDDGTAELVGNVHITQGYRQLFADRVDLNQQEHTAYLSGAVELREPSLLVRGASAEVHTDSETASIEDATYVIHDEYIHGDAAYVARQTSGELTITDGTYTRCEPGREFWQLTGSEINIDEVESQGVARNVRLEILGVPVFYAPYFRFPVGDARMSGFLFPSVSNSDKNGWDLAIPYYWNIAPQMDATITPRYIQYRGNGLEVEFRHLSPVFNTRLRLADLPNDKGGNDDLSRKLIDRGFPEDLVLPNKGKDRWLVNLDQEGGYSGSIWRTDIDFTKVSDADYFRDLSTANLGINAETSVSQAAQGSLSTENWRFTLRAQDYQVLQNDAFDQFAQLPRLDVDGNYRWGDWLLSMQNEAVAWRHQDTQTITFIADTDDPDSVTTLENNFITAERLRLDYELYWDKQWLWGYFKPGIAGRYLGYQVSDLFLPEGANDTPDAAAAQFTLDTGLYFERDSFIFNRDFIHTLEPRLFTLISSNANQDGFFDISEDEIFDYQVPVNARSNNLLYDTSLFTFSYDQLFRDSRFAGSDRIDDASRVALGLTTRFIDPISGRDLFSASIGQAYYSSDSQIGLTELIEETPRSELAARLESRPIQSLRIGSEFVYDDTEHNVNRGNFSLRYFDEDARIFNLSYYYERDDALLYPKEEGNDDDSSTRQLNSSMVLPITAHASIMAGAAYDLTLDRELQYLAGIEYDDCCYRARLVWSRTLDNDLAGVVAAEDLEYEQGIFLEVQLKGLAGFGSTVTQMLTKGIANFDQREKLKP